In Nitrospirota bacterium, a single window of DNA contains:
- a CDS encoding RNA-binding protein, with protein sequence MEKKIYVANISNATEQDIRDIFSDYGEVISVKIKSSKGFGFVEMADAHEAKEAISELNGRIFLGKPLSVSEATPRHPRADFHGKTGGFGKNKNFKKAW encoded by the coding sequence ATGGAAAAAAAGATTTATGTCGCGAACATTTCGAATGCAACGGAGCAGGATATAAGGGATATTTTCTCGGATTACGGAGAGGTGATCTCGGTAAAAATAAAATCCTCCAAAGGATTCGGCTTTGTCGAAATGGCGGATGCACATGAGGCGAAGGAAGCGATTTCAGAACTGAACGGCAGGATTTTTCTTGGAAAGCCCCTTTCGGTATCTGAAGCAACACCCCGCCATCCGAGGGCGGACTTCCACGGAAAAACAGGTGGATTTGGCAAAAACAAAAACTTCAAAAAAGCATGGTGA